In Bactrocera oleae isolate idBacOlea1 chromosome 5, idBacOlea1, whole genome shotgun sequence, a genomic segment contains:
- the raskol gene encoding ras GTPase-activating protein raskol isoform X7 — protein sequence MGRRSFNRVCAINYPSRVEGWLDVCESEGELTRKHKTLPWSPLYCVLQQDEQSFTAYCSEEISLTDVLFNEYPRVRLDRLRRPAKSLWDGPPTLPEEPEDSDTCPMDIALNTTLYSELDTSYEKACRRGSAPATPILGQKQQQQEHNTTSRFTNFFSKRSNPLKRTKSVTKLERTKRGSGGLRGSRSHESLLSSHAVMSSIDLSCTGAVGVAPVHQSVLGRRHCFQVRGGPRGERYYACGSRQERDLWIYSLRKSISPNAEHTRHTDNSLKMWIYEAKNLPPKKKYFCELHLDKALYGRTSVKLQTDLLFWGEYFDFPDVPDINVITVNVFREVEKKKKRDKHMFVGSVKIPIHEVTSRIFSEDWYPILSEKSNDSLNRNGKEVTPTLRIKCRFQSTDILPINVYADFLEYLKNNYKRVCETLEPVIGVKAKEDIGQALVLLMHAQGLAGAFLTDVVALDLLRVGDQRLTFRGNSLATKSMEAFLKLTGEQYLQDTLSAPINEIIQSDRDCEVDPTKASGSLQRQQASLRAAVRSAWQCIYESHKHFPQQLRSCFATFRERLQQLGRQDMADNLISASIFLRFLCPAILSPSLFNITNELPSARATRNLTLVAKTLQTLANFTRFQGKESFMEFLNDFLEQEAPRMKEFLQQISTRPEHAAPESILDWAGYIDQGKQLSILHILLSESISKLPEARQHELDPLQHILDEISKAKESNNFMQHMPHMCPTSHTPTENQENRNPEDMAMQVQQQQQQHQPIQHQAQLAQPQHAVVTKPMSAERGIMRGVLTPSSLEKNIFRYNDPTVNALLQQQQQQQQQHAHAHQLQSQHVMGSNSALDKRHSNSQSSIAGGYMSTQLQHAQSQSSLTSSSINGGGGSSHNLLTNVQHHCPPAPAASASNTIERLHMGGGGGNAHYYGLMGNSNGNMSSSLASSSNLSSHNGNDSDGTAAGMLRATTLPRGNNNNYDELANGEFIQISGLDSNSAFVRKSPTPLLKGNAALLQQQQQQQQRQKLHNSNVSLVLNERTPSKLNLGIPDHSSASTPLAHKLPAYQRPPPAAGAHMHASRDSNPHPNMPMNLEDLDDLFKYAEEHAVVGEVVTSATHAVGQHGKNAREQLSAKSSHCSSGYQSIATNPPSQSSSPIEQQQQQQQQQLQQQKNVGGNTPLAFKNPTYQLQQQQSTNSAAPAHHHHHHHHHQRVNYSSGFHAGTNGQQQSAHQQLFGSGAAQRPKPHGGGLVAARAALLNNGGALTPSSSDERLSTDNYHGFGGGNGINKLMKSPSHGHLEAQRSLSGGSSSSSSGANIGLGPISMQSNTSGARMPRTNPQFKREDNYGPLNGSSSGSYMPAAVAASNAVSGLFSNSGFGKPSNGLAHNSANISGRYQRRLSLDSARTLSDSSTDTEGHCAPHEGKRRRQPRAHTNSGNHQQHHIAAGNSSTGGSAGSANSGSFDQNGEIQLLQETLDTLRHTLDRDEAELRDSSDELFALNRHNSVNGGSGGSGVSNLSMQSESTMRSIIDRLITMEEELRREQLKMSLALSHKQRVIEEQGQQIAALDAANSRLLSALTALRQRYETQQQQQQQQQQQQQTSLAGASAQQQAQ from the exons ACACTTCATATGAGAAGGCTTGCAGGCGTGGCTCCGCACCAGCGACACCCATATTGGGTcagaagcaacagcaacaagagCATAATACAACCTCAAGATTTACGAATTTCTTTTCAAAACG ATCAAATCCACTCAAACGTACAAAGTCAGTTACCAAATTGGAACGCACCAAAAGAGGCTCAGGTGGCTTACGCGGCTCGCGTTCACATGAGAGCTTGCTCTCTAGTCATGCAGTAATGTCGTCGATCG ATCTCTCCTGCACCGGTGCCGTTGGCGTCGCGCCCGTGCATCAATCGGTGCTCGGCCGCCGGCACTGTTTTCAAGTGCGCGGTGGTCCGCGTGGTGAGCGCTACTACGCTTGCGGTTCGCGACAAGAGCGCGATCTGTGGATTTACTCGCTGCGCAAATCCATATCGCCAAATGCAGAACACACGCGCCACACAGACAACTCGCTTAAAATGTGGATCTACGAAGCTAAGAATTTGCCACCAAAGAAGAAATATTTCTGCGAACTACACCTCGACAAAGCTTTGTATGGACGCACTAGCGTGAAGCTGCAAACCGATTTGCTATTCTGGGGTGAATATTTCGATTTTCCCGATGTGCCCGACATCAATGTGATCACAGTGAATGTATTCCGCGAGGtggagaagaagaagaagcgcgaTAAGCATATGTTTGTTGGGTCGGTAAAGATACCGATACACGAAGTGACATCGCGCATATTCTCCGAGGACTGGTATCCGATACTAAGTGAGAAATCTAACGACAGCTTGAACCGCAACGGCAAAGAGGTGACGCCGACGTTGCGCATCAAGTGTCGCTTCCAAAGCACCGACATACTGCCGATCAATGTGTATGCCGACTTTCTCGAGTATTTAAAGAATAATTATAAGCGCGTTTGTGAAACGCTCGAGCCGGTGATCGGTGTGAAAGCCAAAGAGGATATTGGACAGGCGCTCGTCTTGCTAATGCACGCACAAGGCTTAGCCGGCGCTTTTCTAACCGATGTGGTAGCATTGGATTTGCTACGCGTTGGCGATCAGCGTCTCACATTCCGCGGCAATTCGTTGGCGACCAAAAGCATGGAAGCTTTTCTGAAACTAACTGGCGAACAGTATTTGCAGGACACGCTTTCAGCGCCAATCAACGAGATTATACAATCCGATCGCGACTGTGAAGTGGATCCGACAAAGGCAAGCGGCTCGCTGCAACGACAACAGGCCTCGCTACGCGCCGCCGTGCGCAGCGCTTGGCAATGCATCTACGAGTCGCACAAACATTTTCCACAGCAGCTCCGCTCATGCTTTGCGACTTTCAGAGAGCGCTTGCAGCAGCTGGGCCGCCAGGATATGGCGGATAATCTTATATCGGCGTCCATCTTTTTGCGCTTCTTGTGTCCGGCTATACTGTCGCCAAGCTTGTTTAATATAACCAATG agCTGCCCTCCGCGCGCGCCACACGTAATTTAACGCTTGTCGCCAAGACGCTGCAAACTTTGGCGAACTTCACACGCTTTCAGGGCAAGGAGAGTTTTATGGAGTTTCTCAATGACTTCCTCGAGCAGGAAGCTCCACGCATGAAAGAGTTCTTGCAACAGATCTCCACGCGCCCCGAACATGCCGCGCCCGAGTCCATACTCGACTGGGCCGGCTATATTGATCAGGGCAAACAGCTTTCCATTTTGCATATATTGCTTAGCGAGAGCATTAGCAAGCTGCCGGAAGCGCGTCAGCACGAACTTGATCCACTACAGCATATCTTAGATGAGATCAGCAAAGCCAAAGAGAGCAACAATTTCATGCAACACATGCCGCACATGTGTCCCACCTCGCATACGCCCACTGAGAACCAGGAGAACCGTAATCCCGAGGATATGGCTATGCAGgtgcagcaacagcagcaacaacaccagcCCATACAGCATCAAGCACAGTTGGCGCAGCCACAGCATGCGGTCGTCACAAAGCCTATGTCGGCGGAGCGTGGCATCATGCGCGGTGTCTTGACGCCCAGCTCATTGGAGAAGAACATTTTCCGCTACAACGATCCCACGGTCAATGCGCtgttacagcaacaacaacagcagcagcaacaacacgcGCATGCGCATCAACTGCAGTCACAACATGTAATGGGCAGCAATAGCGCGCTTGACAAGCGCCACTCGAATTCTCAAAGCTCCATCGCCGGCGGCTACATGAGCACACAACTACAGCATGCGCAATCACAAAGCTCGCTGACTTCGTCATCGATTAATGGCGGTGGCGGCAGCAGTCACAATCTACTCACCAATGTGCAGCATCATTGTCCGCCTGCGCCCGCTGCCAGCGCCAGCAATACCATTGAGAGATTGCATAtgggcggcggcggcggcaatGCGCATTACTACGGTCTCATGGGTAATAGCAATGGCAACATGAGCTCGTCGCTGGCTAGTAGCAGCAATTTGAGCAGTCACAATGGCAACGACAGCGACGGCACCGCCGCTGGCATGTTGCGCGCCACTACACTGCCGcgcggcaacaacaataattacgATGAGTTGGCTAACGGTGAGTTTATACAAATATCCGGTTTGGACTCAAACAGCGCCTTTGTGCGCAAGTCTCCCACGCCGCTGCTGAAGGGTAACGCCGCATTgttgcagcaacagcagcagcagcaacagcgtcAGAAGCTACACAACTCGAATGTGAGCTTGGTATTGAATGAGCGCACGCCAAGCAAATTGAATTTAGGCATACCTGATCACAGCAGCGCTTCCACACCGCTAGCACACAAGCTGCCCGCATACCAAAGACCGCCGCCTGCAGCAGGCGCTCATATGCACGCTTCGCGCGACTCCAATCCGCACCCAAATATGCCAATGAATCTGGAAGATCTAGATGATCTCTTTAAGTACGCCGAGGAGCACGCAGTGGTAGGTGAGGTGGTAACTTCCGCGACGCACGCTGTCGGCCAACACGGCAAGAACGCACGTGAGCAGCTGTCGGCTAAAAGCAGTCACTGCTCGTCGGGTTATCAGAGCATCGCCACGAATCCGCCGTCGCAGTCGTCGAGCCCCAtcgaacaacagcaacagcagcaacaacaacagttacaacaacaaaaaaacgtcGGTGGCAATACGCCACTCGCTTTCAAAAATCCCACATACCAGCTACAGCAGCAACAATCGACGAACAGCGCTGCGCCGGCGCATCATCACCAccaccatcatcatcatcagcgTGTCAACTACAGCAGCGGCTTTCACGCCGGCACCAATGGCCAGCAACAATCGGCGCATCAACAGCTGTTCGGTTCTGGCGCCGCGCAACGTCCGAAACCACACGGTGGCGGGCTTGTCGCAGCGCGCGCCGCGCTATTGAACAACGGCGGCGCGCTCACACCCTCATCCTCAGACGAGCGCCTTTCCACTGACAACTACCATGGCTTTGGTGGCGGCAACGGCATCAATAAGCTTATGAAATCGCCCTCACATGGACATTTAGAGGCACAGCGCTCGCTCAGCGGTGGCAGCAGTTCATCTTCGTCGGGCGCTAATATAGGCTTAGGGCCCATTTCAATGCAATCCAACACAAGTGGCGCACGCATGCCGCGCACTAATCCGCAATTTAAACGTGAAGATAATTACGGTCCACTTAATGGCAGTAGCAGCGGCAGTTATATGCCAGCCGCCGTGGCGGCTTCGAACGCCGTGAGTGGCCTGTTTAGCAATAGCGGTTTTGGCAAGCCGAGCAATGGCTTAGCGCACAATAGCGCGAATATAAGCGGACGTTATCAGCGACGCTTGAGCTTGGACTCAGCGCGCACGCTATCAGACAGCTCCACAGACACAGAAG GCCACTGCGCGCCACATGAAGGCAAGCGTCGTCGTCAGCCGCGTGCACACACAAACTCCGGCAATCATCAGCAACACCACATCGCGGCCGGCAATAGCAGCACAGGCGGTAGCGCTGGCAGCGCCAACAGCGGCAGCTTTGACCAGAATGGCGAAATACAATTGTTGCAAGAAACACTCGACACGCTGCGGCACACGCTCGATCGCGACGAAGCCGAGCTGCGCGACTCCAGCGATGAGTTGTTCGCGCTCAATCGTCACAATAGCGTCAATGGTGGCAGTGGCGGCAGCGGTGTAAGCAATCTAAGCATGCAATCGGAATCAACTATGCGCAGTATTATCGACAG GCTTATCACAATGGAGGAGGAGCTGCGACGCGAGCAGTTGAAAATGTCGTTGGCGCTGTCGCACAAGCAGCGCGTCATCGAAGAGCAGGGTCAGCAAATCGCCGCACTAGATGCCGCCAACAGTCGTCTGCTGAGCGCGCTCACCGCGCTGCGGCAACGCTATGAaacacagcaacagcaacagcaacagcagcaacaacaacagcaaacgagTTTAGCGGGCGCAAGCGCACAGCAGCAGGCGCAGTAA
- the raskol gene encoding ras GTPase-activating protein raskol isoform X6: MGRRSFNRVCAINYPSRVEGWLDVCESEGELTRKHKTLPWSPLYCVLQQDEQSFTAYCSEEISIFPATPKKELTDVLFNEYPRVRLDRLRRPAKSLWDGPPTLPEEPEDSDTCPMDIALNTTLYSELDTSYEKACRRGSAPATPILGQKQQQQEHNTTSRFTNFFSKRSNPLKRTKSVTKLERTKRGSGGLRGSRSHESLLSSHAVMSSIDLSCTGAVGVAPVHQSVLGRRHCFQVRGGPRGERYYACGSRQERDLWIYSLRKSISPNAEHTRHTDNSLKMWIYEAKNLPPKKKYFCELHLDKALYGRTSVKLQTDLLFWGEYFDFPDVPDINVITVNVFREVEKKKKRDKHMFVGSVKIPIHEVTSRIFSEDWYPILSEKSNDSLNRNGKEVTPTLRIKCRFQSTDILPINVYADFLEYLKNNYKRVCETLEPVIGVKAKEDIGQALVLLMHAQGLAGAFLTDVVALDLLRVGDQRLTFRGNSLATKSMEAFLKLTGEQYLQDTLSAPINEIIQSDRDCEVDPTKASGSLQRQQASLRAAVRSAWQCIYESHKHFPQQLRSCFATFRERLQQLGRQDMADNLISASIFLRFLCPAILSPSLFNITNELPSARATRNLTLVAKTLQTLANFTRFQGKESFMEFLNDFLEQEAPRMKEFLQQISTRPEHAAPESILDWAGYIDQGKQLSILHILLSESISKLPEARQHELDPLQHILDEISKAKESNNFMQHMPHMCPTSHTPTENQENRNPEDMAMQVQQQQQQHQPIQHQAQLAQPQHAVVTKPMSAERGIMRGVLTPSSLEKNIFRYNDPTVNALLQQQQQQQQQHAHAHQLQSQHVMGSNSALDKRHSNSQSSIAGGYMSTQLQHAQSQSSLTSSSINGGGGSSHNLLTNVQHHCPPAPAASASNTIERLHMGGGGGNAHYYGLMGNSNGNMSSSLASSSNLSSHNGNDSDGTAAGMLRATTLPRGNNNNYDELANGEFIQISGLDSNSAFVRKSPTPLLKGNAALLQQQQQQQQRQKLHNSNVSLVLNERTPSKLNLGIPDHSSASTPLAHKLPAYQRPPPAAGAHMHASRDSNPHPNMPMNLEDLDDLFKYAEEHAVVGEVVTSATHAVGQHGKNAREQLSAKSSHCSSGYQSIATNPPSQSSSPIEQQQQQQQQQLQQQKNVGGNTPLAFKNPTYQLQQQQSTNSAAPAHHHHHHHHHQRVNYSSGFHAGTNGQQQSAHQQLFGSGAAQRPKPHGGGLVAARAALLNNGGALTPSSSDERLSTDNYHGFGGGNGINKLMKSPSHGHLEAQRSLSGGSSSSSSGANIGLGPISMQSNTSGARMPRTNPQFKREDNYGPLNGSSSGSYMPAAVAASNAVSGLFSNSGFGKPSNGLAHNSANISGRYQRRLSLDSARTLSDSSTDTEGHCAPHEGKRRRQPRAHTNSGNHQQHHIAAGNSSTGGSAGSANSGSFDQNGEIQLLQETLDTLRHTLDRDEAELRDSSDELFALNRHNSVNGGSGGSGVSNLSMQSESTMRSIIDRLITMEEELRREQLKMSLALSHKQRVIEEQGQQIAALDAANSRLLSALTALRQRYETQQQQQQQQQQQQQTSLAGASAQQQAQ, encoded by the exons ACACTTCATATGAGAAGGCTTGCAGGCGTGGCTCCGCACCAGCGACACCCATATTGGGTcagaagcaacagcaacaagagCATAATACAACCTCAAGATTTACGAATTTCTTTTCAAAACG ATCAAATCCACTCAAACGTACAAAGTCAGTTACCAAATTGGAACGCACCAAAAGAGGCTCAGGTGGCTTACGCGGCTCGCGTTCACATGAGAGCTTGCTCTCTAGTCATGCAGTAATGTCGTCGATCG ATCTCTCCTGCACCGGTGCCGTTGGCGTCGCGCCCGTGCATCAATCGGTGCTCGGCCGCCGGCACTGTTTTCAAGTGCGCGGTGGTCCGCGTGGTGAGCGCTACTACGCTTGCGGTTCGCGACAAGAGCGCGATCTGTGGATTTACTCGCTGCGCAAATCCATATCGCCAAATGCAGAACACACGCGCCACACAGACAACTCGCTTAAAATGTGGATCTACGAAGCTAAGAATTTGCCACCAAAGAAGAAATATTTCTGCGAACTACACCTCGACAAAGCTTTGTATGGACGCACTAGCGTGAAGCTGCAAACCGATTTGCTATTCTGGGGTGAATATTTCGATTTTCCCGATGTGCCCGACATCAATGTGATCACAGTGAATGTATTCCGCGAGGtggagaagaagaagaagcgcgaTAAGCATATGTTTGTTGGGTCGGTAAAGATACCGATACACGAAGTGACATCGCGCATATTCTCCGAGGACTGGTATCCGATACTAAGTGAGAAATCTAACGACAGCTTGAACCGCAACGGCAAAGAGGTGACGCCGACGTTGCGCATCAAGTGTCGCTTCCAAAGCACCGACATACTGCCGATCAATGTGTATGCCGACTTTCTCGAGTATTTAAAGAATAATTATAAGCGCGTTTGTGAAACGCTCGAGCCGGTGATCGGTGTGAAAGCCAAAGAGGATATTGGACAGGCGCTCGTCTTGCTAATGCACGCACAAGGCTTAGCCGGCGCTTTTCTAACCGATGTGGTAGCATTGGATTTGCTACGCGTTGGCGATCAGCGTCTCACATTCCGCGGCAATTCGTTGGCGACCAAAAGCATGGAAGCTTTTCTGAAACTAACTGGCGAACAGTATTTGCAGGACACGCTTTCAGCGCCAATCAACGAGATTATACAATCCGATCGCGACTGTGAAGTGGATCCGACAAAGGCAAGCGGCTCGCTGCAACGACAACAGGCCTCGCTACGCGCCGCCGTGCGCAGCGCTTGGCAATGCATCTACGAGTCGCACAAACATTTTCCACAGCAGCTCCGCTCATGCTTTGCGACTTTCAGAGAGCGCTTGCAGCAGCTGGGCCGCCAGGATATGGCGGATAATCTTATATCGGCGTCCATCTTTTTGCGCTTCTTGTGTCCGGCTATACTGTCGCCAAGCTTGTTTAATATAACCAATG agCTGCCCTCCGCGCGCGCCACACGTAATTTAACGCTTGTCGCCAAGACGCTGCAAACTTTGGCGAACTTCACACGCTTTCAGGGCAAGGAGAGTTTTATGGAGTTTCTCAATGACTTCCTCGAGCAGGAAGCTCCACGCATGAAAGAGTTCTTGCAACAGATCTCCACGCGCCCCGAACATGCCGCGCCCGAGTCCATACTCGACTGGGCCGGCTATATTGATCAGGGCAAACAGCTTTCCATTTTGCATATATTGCTTAGCGAGAGCATTAGCAAGCTGCCGGAAGCGCGTCAGCACGAACTTGATCCACTACAGCATATCTTAGATGAGATCAGCAAAGCCAAAGAGAGCAACAATTTCATGCAACACATGCCGCACATGTGTCCCACCTCGCATACGCCCACTGAGAACCAGGAGAACCGTAATCCCGAGGATATGGCTATGCAGgtgcagcaacagcagcaacaacaccagcCCATACAGCATCAAGCACAGTTGGCGCAGCCACAGCATGCGGTCGTCACAAAGCCTATGTCGGCGGAGCGTGGCATCATGCGCGGTGTCTTGACGCCCAGCTCATTGGAGAAGAACATTTTCCGCTACAACGATCCCACGGTCAATGCGCtgttacagcaacaacaacagcagcagcaacaacacgcGCATGCGCATCAACTGCAGTCACAACATGTAATGGGCAGCAATAGCGCGCTTGACAAGCGCCACTCGAATTCTCAAAGCTCCATCGCCGGCGGCTACATGAGCACACAACTACAGCATGCGCAATCACAAAGCTCGCTGACTTCGTCATCGATTAATGGCGGTGGCGGCAGCAGTCACAATCTACTCACCAATGTGCAGCATCATTGTCCGCCTGCGCCCGCTGCCAGCGCCAGCAATACCATTGAGAGATTGCATAtgggcggcggcggcggcaatGCGCATTACTACGGTCTCATGGGTAATAGCAATGGCAACATGAGCTCGTCGCTGGCTAGTAGCAGCAATTTGAGCAGTCACAATGGCAACGACAGCGACGGCACCGCCGCTGGCATGTTGCGCGCCACTACACTGCCGcgcggcaacaacaataattacgATGAGTTGGCTAACGGTGAGTTTATACAAATATCCGGTTTGGACTCAAACAGCGCCTTTGTGCGCAAGTCTCCCACGCCGCTGCTGAAGGGTAACGCCGCATTgttgcagcaacagcagcagcagcaacagcgtcAGAAGCTACACAACTCGAATGTGAGCTTGGTATTGAATGAGCGCACGCCAAGCAAATTGAATTTAGGCATACCTGATCACAGCAGCGCTTCCACACCGCTAGCACACAAGCTGCCCGCATACCAAAGACCGCCGCCTGCAGCAGGCGCTCATATGCACGCTTCGCGCGACTCCAATCCGCACCCAAATATGCCAATGAATCTGGAAGATCTAGATGATCTCTTTAAGTACGCCGAGGAGCACGCAGTGGTAGGTGAGGTGGTAACTTCCGCGACGCACGCTGTCGGCCAACACGGCAAGAACGCACGTGAGCAGCTGTCGGCTAAAAGCAGTCACTGCTCGTCGGGTTATCAGAGCATCGCCACGAATCCGCCGTCGCAGTCGTCGAGCCCCAtcgaacaacagcaacagcagcaacaacaacagttacaacaacaaaaaaacgtcGGTGGCAATACGCCACTCGCTTTCAAAAATCCCACATACCAGCTACAGCAGCAACAATCGACGAACAGCGCTGCGCCGGCGCATCATCACCAccaccatcatcatcatcagcgTGTCAACTACAGCAGCGGCTTTCACGCCGGCACCAATGGCCAGCAACAATCGGCGCATCAACAGCTGTTCGGTTCTGGCGCCGCGCAACGTCCGAAACCACACGGTGGCGGGCTTGTCGCAGCGCGCGCCGCGCTATTGAACAACGGCGGCGCGCTCACACCCTCATCCTCAGACGAGCGCCTTTCCACTGACAACTACCATGGCTTTGGTGGCGGCAACGGCATCAATAAGCTTATGAAATCGCCCTCACATGGACATTTAGAGGCACAGCGCTCGCTCAGCGGTGGCAGCAGTTCATCTTCGTCGGGCGCTAATATAGGCTTAGGGCCCATTTCAATGCAATCCAACACAAGTGGCGCACGCATGCCGCGCACTAATCCGCAATTTAAACGTGAAGATAATTACGGTCCACTTAATGGCAGTAGCAGCGGCAGTTATATGCCAGCCGCCGTGGCGGCTTCGAACGCCGTGAGTGGCCTGTTTAGCAATAGCGGTTTTGGCAAGCCGAGCAATGGCTTAGCGCACAATAGCGCGAATATAAGCGGACGTTATCAGCGACGCTTGAGCTTGGACTCAGCGCGCACGCTATCAGACAGCTCCACAGACACAGAAG GCCACTGCGCGCCACATGAAGGCAAGCGTCGTCGTCAGCCGCGTGCACACACAAACTCCGGCAATCATCAGCAACACCACATCGCGGCCGGCAATAGCAGCACAGGCGGTAGCGCTGGCAGCGCCAACAGCGGCAGCTTTGACCAGAATGGCGAAATACAATTGTTGCAAGAAACACTCGACACGCTGCGGCACACGCTCGATCGCGACGAAGCCGAGCTGCGCGACTCCAGCGATGAGTTGTTCGCGCTCAATCGTCACAATAGCGTCAATGGTGGCAGTGGCGGCAGCGGTGTAAGCAATCTAAGCATGCAATCGGAATCAACTATGCGCAGTATTATCGACAG GCTTATCACAATGGAGGAGGAGCTGCGACGCGAGCAGTTGAAAATGTCGTTGGCGCTGTCGCACAAGCAGCGCGTCATCGAAGAGCAGGGTCAGCAAATCGCCGCACTAGATGCCGCCAACAGTCGTCTGCTGAGCGCGCTCACCGCGCTGCGGCAACGCTATGAaacacagcaacagcaacagcaacagcagcaacaacaacagcaaacgagTTTAGCGGGCGCAAGCGCACAGCAGCAGGCGCAGTAA